One segment of Halococcus salsus DNA contains the following:
- a CDS encoding DUF5793 family protein codes for MRREYFDLHVSNTDWVSTEDEPRKPTIVIAFDGPREVLETSLAGADEGLVEASETDVNYRFHADGPAGDGVLSVTNRITGDFVLELNATADGVLEFIRAARAYGERAADGDGRYRLVVRFENDELLAHEKSTFLVYNHEGNLVRQHSLIPGGVEL; via the coding sequence ATGAGGCGCGAGTACTTCGACCTCCACGTCAGCAACACCGATTGGGTGTCGACCGAGGACGAGCCTCGAAAACCCACGATCGTCATCGCGTTCGACGGTCCGCGCGAGGTGCTCGAGACCAGCCTCGCGGGGGCCGACGAGGGCCTCGTCGAGGCGAGCGAGACCGACGTCAACTACCGATTTCACGCCGACGGGCCCGCGGGCGACGGCGTGCTCTCGGTCACCAACCGTATCACGGGCGACTTCGTGCTCGAACTCAACGCGACCGCCGACGGCGTGCTCGAATTCATCCGGGCCGCCCGAGCCTACGGCGAGCGCGCCGCCGACGGCGACGGCCGCTACCGGCTCGTGGTTCGTTTCGAGAACGACGAACTCCTCGCACACGAGAAGTCCACCTTCCTCGTCTACAACCACGAGGGCAACCTCGTTCGCCAGCACAGCCTCATTCCCGGTGGCGTCGAGCTCTGA
- a CDS encoding phosphomannomutase: protein MTLFGTAGIRGPAISRVTPELALAVGRAAGLDARATDGVDPTFVVARDGRETGSGLAAALEAGLESAGVAVRRAGVLPTPALAFASRGRRGVMVTASHNPPADNGLKFFHDGQEYDDDAEARIESRVEEDPDPVAWNEWGTAERLHPLGAYREAVTDYAEEYGAALDGLTVVVDCGNGMAGRATPQVLDELGADVTALNANVDGSFPARGSKPTPATLGDVRAFLADGDADLGFAHDGDADRIVVLDSTGEIVHEDTIVAVLAERYTRASDAADPVVVTTPNASSRIDDRVTAAGGRVERVRLGALHEGVTAAYAAGTDDTRVVFAAEPWKHVHPEHGPWIDGVASAAVLARLVAESGLDALREPVRELPYRKVSLDCPDDRKEPVMEQLATTLSDEFPDGEVATEHGVRIERDDGWVLVRQSGTEPKVRIYAESEQVDALIDRTRRVIETAVDRPTS, encoded by the coding sequence ATGACACTCTTCGGTACCGCGGGTATCCGCGGTCCGGCAATATCTCGGGTGACGCCCGAACTCGCGCTCGCGGTCGGCCGGGCGGCGGGGCTCGACGCCCGCGCGACCGACGGCGTGGACCCGACGTTCGTCGTCGCACGTGACGGTCGCGAGACGGGGTCCGGGCTCGCCGCCGCCCTCGAAGCGGGACTCGAAAGCGCCGGTGTGGCCGTGCGCCGTGCAGGCGTGCTTCCGACGCCGGCGCTCGCGTTCGCCTCACGGGGGCGACGCGGCGTGATGGTCACCGCGAGCCACAACCCACCAGCCGACAACGGTCTGAAGTTCTTTCACGACGGTCAGGAGTACGACGACGACGCCGAGGCCCGCATCGAGAGCCGAGTAGAGGAAGACCCCGACCCGGTGGCATGGAACGAGTGGGGAACCGCGGAGCGACTGCACCCGCTCGGGGCGTACCGCGAGGCGGTCACGGACTACGCGGAGGAGTACGGCGCGGCGCTCGACGGCCTCACCGTCGTCGTCGACTGTGGCAACGGAATGGCGGGCCGGGCGACCCCGCAGGTACTCGACGAACTCGGTGCGGACGTCACGGCGCTGAACGCGAACGTCGACGGGTCGTTCCCCGCTCGTGGGTCGAAACCCACACCCGCCACCCTCGGGGACGTTCGGGCGTTCCTCGCGGACGGGGATGCCGACCTCGGGTTCGCCCACGACGGCGACGCCGACCGGATCGTCGTCCTCGATTCGACTGGTGAGATCGTCCACGAGGACACGATCGTCGCTGTGCTCGCCGAACGGTACACCCGTGCGAGCGACGCCGCAGACCCGGTCGTGGTGACGACGCCGAACGCCTCCTCCCGGATCGACGACCGCGTCACCGCGGCGGGTGGGCGGGTCGAACGGGTGCGTCTGGGGGCGCTCCACGAGGGGGTCACGGCGGCATACGCGGCGGGGACGGACGACACGCGCGTGGTGTTCGCGGCCGAGCCCTGGAAACACGTCCACCCCGAACACGGCCCCTGGATAGACGGCGTGGCGAGCGCCGCGGTCCTGGCACGGTTAGTCGCCGAGAGCGGTCTCGATGCGCTTCGTGAACCCGTTCGGGAACTCCCCTACCGAAAGGTGAGTCTCGACTGTCCCGACGACCGGAAGGAACCGGTGATGGAGCAGCTCGCGACGACCCTCTCGGACGAGTTCCCCGACGGCGAAGTCGCGACCGAACACGGGGTCCGCATCGAGCGCGACGACGGCTGGGTACTGGTGCGCCAGAGTGGTACCGAACCGAAGGTCAGGATCTACGCCGAGAGCGAACAGGTAGACGCACTCATCGACCGAACCCGCCGGGTCATCGAGACCGCCGTCGACCGACCGACCTCCTGA
- a CDS encoding DUF5805 domain-containing protein yields MADTERTTVRTQVPSYQQEEWRAHADDLGMSQSEFVRSMVQAGRHGFDLDTESGEPGSDGATPGVDDLETRLLDVLDEEPHSWEEIVGSLTEDLEDRLETALQRLQREGRIQYNGRRGGYAVTGTDVD; encoded by the coding sequence ATGGCCGACACCGAACGGACGACGGTCAGAACGCAGGTGCCGTCGTATCAGCAAGAGGAGTGGCGGGCGCACGCCGACGACCTGGGGATGAGCCAGAGCGAGTTCGTCAGGTCGATGGTCCAAGCCGGGCGTCACGGGTTCGACCTCGATACCGAATCCGGGGAACCCGGTTCTGACGGTGCGACCCCGGGGGTCGACGACCTCGAAACACGGCTCCTCGATGTTCTGGACGAGGAGCCCCATTCGTGGGAGGAGATCGTCGGCTCGCTCACCGAGGACCTCGAAGACCGGCTCGAAACCGCCCTTCAGCGTCTCCAGCGCGAGGGTCGGATCCAGTACAACGGCCGTCGGGGTGGCTACGCCGTGACCGGGACGGATGTCGACTGA
- a CDS encoding tyrosine-type recombinase/integrase: MSTETVSPDDPVAYFLQNLEYQGRSERTRAAYERVLRRFKRFLGDSGKVLAEAGEHECMAWVHSLRTDLAQSTVATYATYLHRFYTYMARVGAFEANPMALVVEGMDETIDKNPHRRDISVSAMRAFVADIHHPLDRAVVVALLKTGIRVGELCNLDLRDLTVADDELAARFPLGGGALRDRENALHVRSDVSKGAVVNGEERSASNKRKRATVVPVDEELRSILRRWLAIRPDAVSPAEPLFLNTGRKWGERLTPAMVGRIVRDHARENGWYRTGGGASENVTPHYFRHFFTTHLRDRTGDRGIVKYLRGDVASDVIDTYTHDWGGRVRERYISNIYQLL, translated from the coding sequence ATGTCGACTGAGACGGTCTCGCCGGACGACCCGGTCGCGTACTTCCTCCAGAACCTCGAATACCAGGGTCGGTCCGAACGCACCCGTGCGGCGTACGAACGCGTCCTCCGTCGATTCAAGCGATTTCTCGGCGATTCGGGGAAGGTGCTCGCCGAGGCCGGCGAACACGAGTGTATGGCCTGGGTGCACTCGTTGCGAACGGACCTGGCTCAGAGTACGGTGGCGACCTACGCGACGTATCTCCACCGTTTCTACACCTACATGGCCCGTGTCGGTGCCTTCGAGGCTAACCCGATGGCGCTCGTGGTCGAGGGAATGGACGAGACGATCGACAAGAACCCCCACCGACGGGATATATCGGTATCCGCGATGCGGGCGTTCGTCGCCGATATCCACCATCCACTCGACCGGGCCGTCGTGGTGGCGCTCCTGAAGACTGGAATACGCGTCGGTGAGCTCTGTAACCTCGATCTACGGGATCTCACGGTGGCCGACGACGAACTCGCCGCTCGGTTCCCCCTCGGTGGTGGAGCGCTCCGCGACCGCGAGAACGCGCTCCACGTCAGGAGCGACGTCTCGAAGGGGGCTGTCGTCAACGGCGAGGAACGGAGCGCCTCGAACAAACGAAAGCGGGCGACCGTGGTCCCGGTCGACGAGGAGCTCCGGTCGATCCTCCGGCGCTGGCTCGCCATCCGCCCCGACGCGGTCTCACCCGCCGAACCGCTGTTCCTCAACACCGGCCGCAAGTGGGGTGAACGCCTCACACCTGCGATGGTGGGCCGGATCGTCCGGGATCACGCCCGAGAGAACGGCTGGTACCGAACGGGTGGCGGGGCGAGTGAGAACGTCACGCCCCACTACTTCCGACATTTCTTCACGACACATCTCCGTGACCGCACCGGCGACCGTGGCATCGTGAAGTACCTCCGTGGCGACGTCGCGAGCGACGTCATCGACACCTACACTCACGACTGGGGTGGCCGGGTTCGCGAACGATACATATCGAACATCTATCAATTACTTTGA
- a CDS encoding amidohydrolase family protein, whose amino-acid sequence MTSLDDVFVADAVCHAYNQTEANYRVPEYAAQVVQIGVGLENAMPEGYARTEETFLSDWAIENTENALFRESQTDFSVIHPQSIAAFHDGLTALDKAIAYQERNPHRGAALASIDAVGTDDPEAELTRQVDEFDPHGVKVYPSYWEEDGTHHPFKMDDPETAFPLWERASDLDLDVVAVHKALPFGAAPMDSYKVGDVEEAANCFPELNFEIVHGGLTFARETGWQIARHPNVYVNLELTLAEAVTTPKTFTETFQDLLYAGGKHAVDKILWGTGAPHFHPQLLLERFWAFDFPEMESFSGSFTITEDDKRKILGENFAAAHDFDLDELKDRAARGESSTGGTVAEPWSTTDFEVAS is encoded by the coding sequence ATGACATCACTTGACGACGTTTTCGTCGCCGATGCGGTGTGTCACGCGTACAACCAGACCGAGGCGAACTATCGGGTGCCCGAATACGCAGCACAGGTCGTACAGATCGGTGTCGGGTTGGAGAACGCGATGCCGGAAGGCTACGCACGTACGGAGGAGACCTTTCTCAGTGACTGGGCCATCGAGAACACCGAAAACGCACTCTTCCGCGAGAGTCAGACGGATTTCAGCGTCATCCACCCACAGTCCATAGCGGCGTTCCACGACGGCCTCACCGCGCTCGACAAAGCGATCGCCTACCAGGAACGCAACCCGCACCGTGGCGCGGCCCTCGCCAGTATCGACGCTGTCGGGACGGACGACCCCGAGGCGGAACTGACGCGCCAGGTCGACGAGTTCGACCCCCACGGCGTGAAGGTGTATCCCTCCTACTGGGAGGAAGACGGGACTCACCACCCGTTCAAGATGGACGACCCCGAGACCGCGTTCCCGCTCTGGGAACGCGCGAGCGACCTCGACCTCGACGTCGTCGCCGTCCACAAGGCCCTCCCGTTCGGCGCTGCCCCGATGGACTCCTACAAGGTCGGCGACGTCGAGGAAGCTGCCAACTGCTTCCCCGAGCTCAACTTCGAGATCGTTCACGGCGGATTGACGTTCGCTCGGGAGACCGGCTGGCAGATCGCCCGCCACCCGAACGTCTACGTCAACCTCGAACTCACCCTCGCGGAGGCCGTGACGACACCGAAAACGTTCACCGAGACGTTTCAGGACCTCCTCTACGCCGGCGGGAAACACGCGGTCGACAAGATCCTCTGGGGAACCGGCGCACCACACTTCCATCCCCAGCTCCTCTTGGAGCGGTTCTGGGCGTTCGACTTCCCCGAGATGGAGAGCTTCTCCGGGAGCTTCACCATAACGGAGGACGACAAACGGAAGATCCTCGGGGAGAACTTCGCGGCGGCACACGACTTCGACCTCGACGAACTGAAAGACCGAGCAGCGCGCGGCGAGTCCAGCACCGGAGGGACGGTGGCCGAGCCGTGGTCGACGACGGACTTCGAGGTGGCATCATGA
- a CDS encoding metal-sulfur cluster assembly factor, with protein sequence MTPTATVRDALRGIVDPCSAATGSNLDIVEMGLVKSIEVSDGHARIGMRLTTPACHMGPYFIKETRERVGALRDVESVSLETDGGFEWSEKMMTDDAKQRRQAVLDEQERRYREEIEGESRSAVQE encoded by the coding sequence ATGACACCAACGGCGACCGTCCGCGACGCGCTTCGGGGGATCGTGGACCCGTGCAGCGCGGCGACGGGGTCCAACCTCGACATCGTCGAGATGGGTCTCGTCAAATCGATCGAGGTCTCCGACGGGCACGCCCGTATCGGGATGCGACTCACGACGCCTGCGTGTCACATGGGTCCGTACTTCATCAAGGAGACCAGGGAACGCGTTGGCGCGCTTCGCGATGTAGAGTCGGTGTCGCTCGAAACGGACGGTGGCTTCGAGTGGTCCGAGAAGATGATGACCGACGACGCCAAGCAACGCCGTCAGGCGGTCCTCGACGAACAGGAACGACGCTACCGCGAGGAGATCGAGGGCGAGAGTCGTTCGGCTGTCCAGGAGTAG